GGGTGATGCAGCTGACGGAGGCGAAGAACGTGAAGCTCGGCACGATGACTTCGTCGCCCGGTTTGATTTCCAATGCCATCAACGCCAGCAACAATGCGTCACTTCCGGAGGCACAACCGACGGCGTTGGGCGTTTGGGTGTAGGCGGCGACTTCATTTTCCAATTCGGTCACGTCGGGACCAAACAGAAAACGGCCGCTGTCGAGCACTTCGGTGAGTGCTTCGAGGAATTCGTCGCGGTGCGGGGCGTTATCGCGATTGACATCCAATAGAGGGACGCCGGGGTTGCTAGCAGTCATGGCGAGACTCATCCGTGAAATAAATGCGGGATAGTCGAAAGTCCATTTTCGACGGTGTCGACGCACTGACGCGTTCAAACACTTCTGCTTCAATACGAGGCGTCACACTAAAACGTCAAGACCGAACCAGCGAAGACGCACCCCGAGATCCTCCCCACAATTTCACGAAAGCCACATGGCGAAGAACAAAAAAGCCAGAATCCCACACAAATTCCTGCCTTGGATCGCGATCCGAAAACAATACAACCTGACTCACGCCGAAGTCCAAATGGCCCGCGAATTGGGTTTGGAGCCGCGGCGATTTCCCAGTTACGCAAATATCAAAGACCAGCCCTGGAAAAAACCGCTGAAAGAATTCATCGCGGAACTGTATCTGAAGCAAACCGGGCGAGAACAACCTGAAACGGTCTTCTCGATGGAGGACTTGGCGGCTCAGCACGTGGCGCGGCGGTTGGCGAAAAAACAAGCAAAACTAGAGCGTTTAGCGTCCGAAGCGGGCGAAGACGACTCGTCCGAATCAGTGTGGCCTGGGGCGGAATCCGAAGCCGCTGTCCCAGAAACAGTCGAAGCTGAGTCTTCAGCTGCGGGCGAAACCAATGCCGAACCAGCCGCGGAAGCTGCGCTGCCGGAAGCTGTGGAGGAGCCGGTCAAAAGCGAGCCAGAGCCCGTTGCGGCCGAGCCAATCCCGGTGGAACCGGAGCCAGAATCGCCGGTCGTCGAAGCTGTGGTTGCCGATCCTGAGCCCATTTCGGAGCCCGAGTCTGTCGCAGAACCAGAGCCGGTTGCGGAACCAGAGCCGGTTGCCGAAACGCCTGAGCCCGAACCTGAATCACCGGAGGAGGCTCCACAGCCGGAAGCATCTCCCGCGGCTGCGCTGAGTCCCTGGGAGGCAGCGCGAGCCCGTCTAAATGCGAAATCCAAAGGGGAATCCGAGTGATCCGGATTTGACATCGTAGCCCTCCACGAATTAGCTTGAACGCTGTCAAACTGCGTCAATTCACCGCTTTGCACTTTTTTGCGGCGGTCCCTTCCTTTCATTGGAAAGAGTCAAACGATGGCTAAACGTTGGATCTCAGCCCTGGCGGTCCTGTTGGTCGCCACCACCACCGTGGTTGCCGCGGACGCCGTGGAAAAAACCGTGGACTTGAAAGACGTGAAGTGCGTCGTCGCTCCACGCGATGCTCAAGCGAGCAAGTCAGCCGAATACAAAGAAGGCAAGGTGTTCTTCTGCTGCAACGGCTGCGAAGGCAAATTCACCAAGGCACCTGAGAAGTTCGCGACTCAGGCCAACCGCCAACTGGTTCAAACCAAACAGTACGAACAGAAAGCGTGCCCACTGACTGGCGGCAAACTGAACCCCGAAACGTTGATCACAGTCGATGGTGCGAAAGTCGCTTTCTGCTGCAACAATTGCAAGGGCAAGGTCGAAGGCACCGAGGAAAAGAAGCAAGCTGAATTGGTCTTCAGCGACAAAGCGTTCAGCAAGGGCTTCAAAAAGAAAGCCGAAAAGACCGACGGTTGATACAACGTCGCCTCAATTAAAAAAACGAAACCCAGTTGGAACTCCCAACTGGGTTTTTTCGTGCTTTCCCCCAAAATCCAACAACCTGTAGCACGATGGTCCCCATCGTGAACCCACCCCCGTACGATGGACTTCCAAGTCCGTCGCCCCCCCTCGAGCAAAGAGGTCGTGCAGTTTTATTTCACCCTCCCTTTGGGAGGGTCGGCCCGCTTCGGGCCGGGGAGGGTTACGCGCTGGATCCAATGCTCAGCCCTCCCCTCGCTTCGCTCGACCCTCCCAGAGGGAGGGTGATGACAAACGCCCGGCAATACAGCATCTAAAAACTGCACGACCTCCAAAAGGCGAAAGCTGCTCAAGGATTTCCCAGCCAAGCCACCGACTTCATCCGAACGAACGCCGGTTCCGTTATCGCTTAGGCTTCACCGCATCTTTCGGCAACCATTTTGCCAGCTCATCTTTGACGATTTGCAACTCCGGCTTGCCGGCCAAGTTGTCGTACTCATACGGATCGTTGCGGCTGTCGTACAACTCCTCATCGCCGTTCGCGTACCGGATGTAGCGATACTGTTCGCTACGAACGGCGTGGTTCTCGTAACCGTGAGTCGTGATCGCGGGGATGTTCCACTCGGCATCTGCGTCCTCGAGCAACGAAGTGATCTCGTGACCTTCCACGTGCTCAGGAACCGGCACCCCAGCCAATTTGCAAAGCGTGGGATAGACCGACATCAAATCCACGGTCCGTTCACAAAGTGTTCCTGGCGTGGTCATGCCGGGCACGACCCAGATCATCGGCGTTCTCGTCGGTTCTTCCCACAAGGCGAACTTGCGCCAGTGTTGCTTTTCGCCGAGTGACCAACCGTGGTCGGTCCAAAGAACTAAGATCGTGTTGTTCTTTTGTGGGCTGCTTTCATACGCGTCCAGCAACCGGCCCAGGTTCATGTCGGTGTAGGCACACGTCGCCAAGTAAGACTGGATGGCCGCCTTCCAACGACCAGATTTCAAGAACTTCTTGTGGTCTTTGTCGGCACCCGCCATCCGCAGACCAGCCGGTGGCAAGTCATCCAAATCATTTTCGCGGTGGGGCGGAAGTTGAATCGAATCCAGCGGAAAGGCGTCGTAGTATTTCCTTGGTGCAACGAATGGCAGGTGCGGTTTGTAGAGTCCACAGGCGATGAAGAACGGTTGGTCGGAATCCGCGTTCATCCGTTCGATGCAGTAGTCGGTCGTGTGCCAATCGATCAGGTCTTTGTCCTTCAGGTCGGGATGAACTTTGTCGTTGTGAAATCCATCCATCTTTTGCACGCCCGGACCGTTGGCTGAAAAGCCCTTCTTGGACATGTAGTCTGTCCATTCGGAGGGATGGTTGTCCATCGAGTGGTAGATCTTGCCGGCACCGAAGACGTTGTATCCCGCTTTCAAGAACTGAGCCGACAACCCATCACCGGCCGGTTGGTACTTCTTCCACTGGTCACCGTTCTTGTAGCATCCGGTGGTCCAAGGTCGACGCCCACCCATCAACGCGCATCGAGATGGTTCACAAGCGGGTACCGCGCAGTAGGCGTTGGTGAACGCCAAACCCATCTTAGCCAAGCGATCAAAGTTAGGCGTTTGAGCTTGAGGATTCCGCCCCATGAACGTCAACCAATGATTGAGGTCATCAACCGCCACCATCAACACATTGGGTTGCTTCGGTTGAGCGTTGACCTGACCAACCGCCGAACCAGCCAAGAAAGCGAAGGCGATGCCGATAATGCAAAAGTGTCTCATTGAAATCTCATGGGGATGGGGGACGCATCGCTTATGCGGGTGGTGTGGTCGGGAGTGTGGCACCATTGTGAGGGGTCGCTTGGAACGCAAACATCAAAGAATGATTCTATCGAGGTGGAATTGACGATTGCTTTTATCCAATCGATGCACTGTAGATCCCGTGATTTACGTTAGTTGAACCATCACTTTCTAACCGAGGGGTGGCAGCTGTTAGCGACAATTAGAAAACTCAACTTGAGTTGGTGTTGGGATGTCAGGCTGAAAAGCACGAGTTCAATTTGACTGCGTTCTGCGCGACATCACCGATGTTCAAATGCCTACAAGTGA
This genomic window from Rhodopirellula bahusiensis contains:
- a CDS encoding sulfatase; translation: MRHFCIIGIAFAFLAGSAVGQVNAQPKQPNVLMVAVDDLNHWLTFMGRNPQAQTPNFDRLAKMGLAFTNAYCAVPACEPSRCALMGGRRPWTTGCYKNGDQWKKYQPAGDGLSAQFLKAGYNVFGAGKIYHSMDNHPSEWTDYMSKKGFSANGPGVQKMDGFHNDKVHPDLKDKDLIDWHTTDYCIERMNADSDQPFFIACGLYKPHLPFVAPRKYYDAFPLDSIQLPPHRENDLDDLPPAGLRMAGADKDHKKFLKSGRWKAAIQSYLATCAYTDMNLGRLLDAYESSPQKNNTILVLWTDHGWSLGEKQHWRKFALWEEPTRTPMIWVVPGMTTPGTLCERTVDLMSVYPTLCKLAGVPVPEHVEGHEITSLLEDADAEWNIPAITTHGYENHAVRSEQYRYIRYANGDEELYDSRNDPYEYDNLAGKPELQIVKDELAKWLPKDAVKPKR
- a CDS encoding eL24 family ribosomal protein, translating into MAKRWISALAVLLVATTTVVAADAVEKTVDLKDVKCVVAPRDAQASKSAEYKEGKVFFCCNGCEGKFTKAPEKFATQANRQLVQTKQYEQKACPLTGGKLNPETLITVDGAKVAFCCNNCKGKVEGTEEKKQAELVFSDKAFSKGFKKKAEKTDG